A single window of Aythya fuligula isolate bAytFul2 chromosome Z, bAytFul2.pri, whole genome shotgun sequence DNA harbors:
- the LOC116500790 gene encoding riboflavin kinase-like, producing MRQLPYFCRGEVVKGFGRGSRQLGVPTANFSEQVVESFPSDISTGIYYGWACVGNGDVHKMVLSIGWNPFYKNTKKSVETHIIHTFKEDFYGEILSIAIIGYIRPEKNFDSLEALISAIQEDIEEAKRQLDLPEHRKVKEDNFFHPPGGKIVNDH from the exons aTGAGGCAGCTGCCGTACTTCTGCCGCGGCGAGGTGGTGAAGGGCTTCGGGCGGGGCTCCCGGCAGCTCGGCGTCCCCACCG CAAACTTTTCCGAGCAAGTAGTTGAAAGCTTTCCGTCTGATATCTCTACTGGTATATACTATGGATGGGCCTGTGTTGGAAATGGAGATGTGCATAAAATGGTTTTGAGCATAGGATGGAATCCTTTCTATAAGAATACTAAGAAATCAGTG gAAACACACATTATCCACACCTTCAAAGAGGACTTCTATGGAGAAATTCTCAGCATAGCCATAATTGGGTATATTCGACCAGAAAAAAACTTTGATTCCTTAG AGGCACTCATTTCAGCAATTCAGGAAGACATTGAAGAGGCAAAAAGGCAGCTAGATTTACCGGAACATCGTAAAGTGAAAGAAGACAACTTCTTTCATCCGCCAGGAGGCAAAATAGTAAACGACCACTGA